In the Stakelama saccharophila genome, GTGCTGCAGGCGTTCATTACGAAGACCAGTTGGCGGCGGAAAAGAAATGCGGCCATCTGGGCGGCAAGGTGCTGATCCCCACGCAAGCGCATATCCGCAACCTCGACAGCGCGCGCCTTGCCGCCGACGTGTCGGGCGTGCCGACGCTGGTCATCGCGCGCACCGATGCCGAATCGGCGAAGCTCATCACCAGCGACGTGGACGCGCGCGACCGGGAATTCCTGACCGGAGAGCGGACGCCCGAAGGCTTTTTCCGGTTGAAGGAGGGGACGGGCGTCGACCATTGCATCAGGCGGGGCCTCGCTTTCGCGACCCATGCCGACCTGCTGTGGTGGGAAACGTCCAGACCCAATTTGAAAGATGCGCGCCGCTTTGCCGAGGCGATCCGGCGCGATCATCCCGACAAGCTGCTCGCCTATAACTGCTCGCCCAGCTTCAACTGGGAAGCCAATCTCGACAAGGACGACATCGCCCGCTTCCAGCGCGAGCTGGGCGCGATGGGATACAAGTTCCAGTTCGTCACGCTGGCGGGTTTCCACCAGCTCAACCACGGCATGTTCGAGCTGGCGCGCGGATATCGGACACGCGGCATGGCGGCCTATTCGGAACTGCAACAGGCCGAGTTCGCGAGCGAAGCGAACGGCTACACCGCGACGCGCCACCAGCGCGAGGTCGGCACCGGTTATTTCGACCTCGTCGCCACCACGCTCGCCGGCGGCGCCAGCTCAACCACCGCATACGCCCACTCGACCGAAGCCGACCAGTTCAAGAAACAGGCAGCCTGAAGGGGAGACGGCATCATGCATAGCGAACCGCAAACCCCGCCCGCCCGTCCCGCCGGAGAGCCCGGCCGCGCCCGCGCGCTGCTGTCCACCGCCGACTTCAGGCTCATCCGCACCGCGCTTGGCGACTATGCCA is a window encoding:
- the aceA gene encoding isocitrate lyase: MTFDDLVPAPSGRFDGIERPYAPQDVAKLRGSVAVEHTLAREGANKLWRLLHAEDYINALGALSGNQAMQMVRAGLKAIYLSGWQVAADANTAGAMYPDQSLYPANAGPELARRINNTLQRADQIEHSEGGATRDWFAPIVADAEAGFGGPLNCFEIMKAYIAAGAAGVHYEDQLAAEKKCGHLGGKVLIPTQAHIRNLDSARLAADVSGVPTLVIARTDAESAKLITSDVDARDREFLTGERTPEGFFRLKEGTGVDHCIRRGLAFATHADLLWWETSRPNLKDARRFAEAIRRDHPDKLLAYNCSPSFNWEANLDKDDIARFQRELGAMGYKFQFVTLAGFHQLNHGMFELARGYRTRGMAAYSELQQAEFASEANGYTATRHQREVGTGYFDLVATTLAGGASSTTAYAHSTEADQFKKQAA